A region of the Muricauda sp. MAR_2010_75 genome:
GGAATATTGCCCCACCAGATGTCCGCCCCATCGCCCAACCAATCCTGCCAATAGCTGCAAATGGGTTCGGCCACCAGTAACACCAGGGGATGTACTTAATAGAAGAATGGGCTTTTGACCAAAAAATTGCTGGTCGATCCTTGAAAGCCAATCAATGATGTTCTTCAGAAAAGCGGAGGGAAGTCCATTATGTTCCGGGGAAGCCAGTATAAATCCATCTGCTCCCGTAAAAATTTGAAAGAGCTTTTTGATTTTTTCTGGAATACCCATTTCTTCAATAGCTTGACTATAGATAGGTACGTTGAAGTCTTTCAGGTCCACAAACTCAATCCCTGCATCGGGAAATTCGGAAATGAGGTATCTAACAAATTTCTCATTGATTGAATCTGGATTGTTGCTGCCCGTAATGGCTATGATTTTTTTCATGCTGTACTGATTTAAAAATTTCAGTACAAACCTATTTCTTGTCCCAGAGAACAATCTTAAGGTGCCTTAAGAAAAACGCTTATTTTAATTTTTTTCTGAGTGCGCTTAAAAATTCCGGAGTGATGCCCAAATAGGAAGCAACCATGTATTGGGGCACCCGCTGTTCTATATTCCTATATTTTGATCGAAATTCCAAATAACGTTCCTCGGCGCTCTTGCTCATTGCGTTTAAGGTTCTATCTTGGAGCGATACGTAAGCTTTCTCGAACTTTAACCGATAAAAACGTTCCATGGCAGGAACTTTATCATATAGTTCATGCAAGGCATCCCTATGAAT
Encoded here:
- a CDS encoding NADPH-dependent FMN reductase; its protein translation is MKKIIAITGSNNPDSINEKFVRYLISEFPDAGIEFVDLKDFNVPIYSQAIEEMGIPEKIKKLFQIFTGADGFILASPEHNGLPSAFLKNIIDWLSRIDQQFFGQKPILLLSTSPGVTGGRTHLQLLAGLVGRWGGHLVGQYSLGSFTENFDVGKKEVETRSIREKLNELVSTLVEMETEHLQN